One window from the genome of Amphiura filiformis unplaced genomic scaffold, Afil_fr2py scaffold_52, whole genome shotgun sequence encodes:
- the LOC140144399 gene encoding uncharacterized protein, producing the protein MTLSSHVNFLRRSINFQLRNLWRIRQFIDQNTCHLAVLALISSRLDYCNGLFNSLFGKDLTRLQRLQNNAARLVFAVGRRTEASNLLETLHWLPVRQRVLFKILLYVYKSMQQLSPNYISDYFTVYVPPRTLRSSSDTNRLAIPRRSHRMTGENRFHIAAATAWNSLPVDIKSAATTSAFKSMLKTHLFS; encoded by the coding sequence ATGACTCTTTCCAGCCATGTCAACTTCCTTCGCAGATCCATCAATTTCCAATTACGAAATCTCTGGCGTATTCGTCAATTCATCGACCAGAACACTTGCCACCTTGCAGTTCTTGCGCTCATTTCATCTCGTCTAGACTATTGCAACGGACTCTTCAACTCATTATTCGGCAAAGACCTTACAAGACTACAACGCCTACAGAATAATGCTGCGAGACTGGTTTTTGCAGTTGGTCGCAGAACTGAAGCTTCCAATCTCCTAGAGAccttgcactggcttccagttcgcCAACGAGTACTGTTTAAAATCCTTCTGTATGTCTACAAATCCATGCAACAACTGAGTCCCAACTACATTTCAGACTACTTTACCGTTTATGTTCCTCCTCGTACCTTGCGATCGTCTTCTGACACTAACCGGCTTGCTATTCCAAGACGCAGCCACAGAATGACTGGCGAAAACAGATTTCACATTGCAGCCGCTACCGCATGGAATTCACTACCCGTGGACATAAAATCTGCTGCGACCACATCCGCGTTCAAGTCTAtgctaaagactcatttgttttcttga